In one Microbulbifer pacificus genomic region, the following are encoded:
- the ccoP gene encoding cytochrome-c oxidase, cbb3-type subunit III, whose product MSTGWSIWVIVLTLTNLILVTWVLFANRKVAVDDQEDPENRTTGHVYDGIEEYDNPLPKWWFLLFILTLVFSAAYLVIYPGMGNFKGISGWTSVGALKSDQAKAQAEFKETFGQYADMPIEKIAENPEALKMGARIFANNCAVCHGADGGGNYGFPNLTDGDWLYGGTPEKILETLNNGRQGLMPPQGPVIGEAGVKNAAEYVLAMNGLEHDAAMAEKGKQVFGTVCMACHGMDGKGNQALGAPNLTDDIWLYGGTREEIQHTIRGGRSNHMPAQKEKLREDKIRLVAAYVYSLSRQDEVQQ is encoded by the coding sequence ATGAGTACAGGTTGGAGTATCTGGGTAATTGTGCTCACCCTTACCAATCTCATATTGGTCACTTGGGTTTTGTTTGCCAACCGCAAAGTGGCGGTTGACGACCAGGAAGACCCGGAAAACCGTACTACCGGCCATGTTTACGATGGCATTGAAGAGTACGATAACCCGCTGCCGAAGTGGTGGTTTCTTCTGTTCATTCTGACGCTGGTATTTTCCGCCGCATACCTGGTGATTTACCCGGGCATGGGAAATTTCAAGGGAATCTCAGGCTGGACTTCCGTCGGTGCCCTGAAATCCGATCAGGCCAAAGCCCAGGCGGAGTTCAAGGAGACGTTTGGACAATACGCAGATATGCCGATTGAGAAAATTGCCGAGAATCCTGAAGCCCTGAAAATGGGTGCGCGGATTTTTGCCAACAACTGTGCCGTTTGCCACGGCGCTGACGGTGGTGGCAACTACGGTTTCCCGAACCTGACTGACGGTGACTGGCTGTACGGTGGCACCCCGGAAAAAATTCTGGAAACCCTCAACAATGGTCGCCAGGGACTGATGCCGCCACAAGGTCCGGTAATTGGTGAGGCCGGTGTCAAGAATGCCGCCGAATACGTGTTGGCCATGAACGGCCTCGAGCACGATGCAGCCATGGCGGAGAAAGGCAAGCAGGTGTTTGGCACGGTCTGTATGGCCTGTCACGGTATGGACGGCAAAGGCAATCAGGCGCTGGGTGCGCCGAACCTGACCGACGATATCTGGCTTTACGGCGGTACCCGTGAAGAAATCCAGCACACGATTCGTGGCGGTCGCAGCAACCATATGCCTGCGCAGAAGGAAAAACTGCGTGAAGACAAAATCCGTCTGGTGGCAGCCTATGTCTACAGTTTGTCTCGCCAGGATGAAGTCCAGCAGTGA
- a CDS encoding cbb3-type cytochrome oxidase subunit 3 gives MDINILRQIGVVLGAVAFLAICWWAFSPKRKKRFEEDAKLPFADEQESTEKGAHESESRSDDEAGAKQEQGQDK, from the coding sequence TTGGATATCAATATTTTGCGGCAGATAGGTGTAGTGCTGGGGGCAGTTGCCTTTCTGGCAATCTGCTGGTGGGCCTTTTCTCCGAAGCGTAAAAAGCGCTTCGAGGAGGACGCCAAACTGCCATTCGCCGACGAACAGGAATCAACTGAAAAGGGCGCTCACGAGAGCGAATCCCGCTCCGACGATGAAGCCGGAGCCAAACAGGAACAGGGGCAAGACAAATGA
- the ccoO gene encoding cytochrome-c oxidase, cbb3-type subunit II translates to MKNHDIVEKNIGLMIVLIIVAISFGALVEIVPQFFTTNNNEPLAGLKPLPALELEGRDIYIREGCHVCHTQMIRPLRAEVERYGHYSMAQEYVYDHPFLWGSKRTGPDLARVGGRYSDEWHRAHLYDPRNVVPESIMPSYPWLFDNVITGEHTADKMRAMRAIGVPYTDEDIANASKPFIGGRVHEIDALVAYLQQLGVLVQQKR, encoded by the coding sequence GTGAAAAATCATGACATCGTAGAAAAGAATATCGGCCTGATGATTGTGCTGATCATCGTCGCGATCAGCTTTGGCGCTCTCGTGGAGATCGTTCCTCAGTTCTTCACCACCAACAACAATGAACCCCTCGCCGGCCTCAAGCCACTCCCCGCGCTTGAGCTGGAAGGGCGTGACATCTACATCCGTGAAGGCTGCCATGTTTGCCACACACAGATGATTCGTCCATTGCGGGCGGAAGTGGAGCGTTACGGTCATTACTCGATGGCACAGGAATATGTTTATGACCATCCTTTCCTGTGGGGCTCCAAGCGCACAGGACCGGATCTGGCCCGTGTAGGCGGCCGTTACTCCGATGAGTGGCACCGCGCGCACCTGTACGATCCGCGCAATGTGGTGCCGGAATCCATCATGCCTTCCTATCCGTGGCTGTTTGACAATGTGATCACCGGCGAGCACACCGCAGACAAAATGCGTGCGATGCGTGCCATTGGTGTTCCCTACACCGATGAAGATATCGCCAACGCCAGCAAGCCGTTTATCGGCGGTCGCGTTCACGAAATTGACGCATTGGTGGCCTATCTGCAACAGCTGGGCGTTCTGGTTCAGCAAAAGCGGTAA
- the ccoN gene encoding cytochrome-c oxidase, cbb3-type subunit I, whose translation MTTTVAEAGKLPDYDYNIVRQFTIMSVVWGIVGMGVGVLIAAQLAWPVLNDIWQPFTHFGRLRPLHTNAVIFAFGGSVLFATSYYVVQRTCQTRLWGGWLIPFTFWGWQAVIVGAIITLPQGITSAKEYAELEWPLDILIALIWVAYALVFFGTIAKRRTSHIYVANWFFGAYIITIAVLHIVNNLAMPISADSWKAYSLYSGTKDAMIQWWYGHNAVGFFLTAAFLGIMYYFVPKQAGRPVYSYQLSIVHFWALISIYVWAGGHHLHYSALPDWTQSLAMIMSVILLAPSWGGMINGIMTLSGAWHKLRTDPTLRFLVVSLSFYGMSTFEGPMMSIKTVNALSHNTDWTIGHVHSGALGWVAMISIGALYHLVPVLWNRKQMYSVSLINAHFWLATVGTVLYIAAMWVNGITQGLMWRAFNADGTLTYSFVESVIASHPGYIVRWLGGAFFLTGMFLMAYNVFRTITDEPEESEVRHDEHLPAAKSA comes from the coding sequence ATGACGACAACAGTGGCAGAGGCCGGCAAGTTGCCGGACTATGACTACAACATTGTGCGCCAGTTCACCATTATGTCGGTGGTCTGGGGTATTGTTGGAATGGGTGTCGGCGTATTGATCGCCGCGCAGCTCGCCTGGCCTGTGTTAAACGACATCTGGCAGCCCTTTACGCACTTTGGTCGTCTGCGACCATTGCATACCAATGCGGTGATTTTCGCATTCGGTGGCAGTGTCCTGTTCGCCACTTCCTACTATGTTGTGCAGCGTACCTGCCAGACCCGTCTCTGGGGCGGCTGGCTGATTCCCTTCACGTTCTGGGGCTGGCAGGCGGTTATTGTCGGTGCGATCATCACTCTCCCGCAGGGGATTACCTCCGCGAAAGAGTACGCCGAACTGGAATGGCCGCTGGATATCCTGATTGCGCTGATCTGGGTTGCGTATGCGCTGGTGTTCTTCGGTACCATTGCCAAGCGCCGCACTTCGCACATCTACGTAGCGAACTGGTTCTTTGGGGCATACATCATCACCATTGCCGTGCTGCATATCGTCAACAACCTGGCGATGCCGATCAGCGCGGATTCATGGAAGGCGTATTCGCTTTATTCCGGCACCAAGGACGCCATGATCCAGTGGTGGTACGGCCACAACGCCGTAGGTTTCTTCCTGACGGCGGCCTTCCTCGGCATCATGTACTACTTCGTGCCCAAACAGGCCGGTCGTCCGGTGTATTCCTATCAGCTGTCCATCGTGCACTTCTGGGCGTTGATCTCCATCTATGTATGGGCCGGCGGCCACCATCTGCATTACTCCGCACTCCCGGACTGGACTCAGAGTCTCGCTATGATCATGTCCGTGATCCTGCTGGCACCCTCCTGGGGTGGCATGATCAACGGCATCATGACCTTGTCCGGTGCCTGGCACAAACTGCGCACTGATCCGACTCTGCGCTTCCTGGTGGTATCTCTGTCCTTCTACGGTATGTCCACGTTCGAAGGTCCGATGATGTCGATCAAGACCGTGAACGCGCTTTCCCACAACACCGACTGGACCATTGGTCACGTGCACTCCGGCGCGTTGGGCTGGGTTGCGATGATCTCTATCGGTGCCCTGTACCACCTGGTACCGGTGCTCTGGAATCGCAAACAGATGTATAGCGTCAGCCTCATCAACGCGCACTTCTGGCTGGCGACGGTAGGCACCGTGCTGTACATCGCGGCGATGTGGGTGAACGGAATTACCCAGGGCCTGATGTGGCGTGCCTTCAACGCCGACGGCACCCTGACATACAGCTTTGTTGAAAGTGTTATCGCAAGCCACCCGGGTTACATCGTGCGTTGGTTGGGCGGTGCCTTCTTCCTGACCGGTATGTTCCTGATGGCGTACAACGTATTCCGTACCATCACTGACGAACCCGAAGAATCTGAGGTGCGTCACGATGAACATCTGCCCGCAGCGAAGTCGGCATAA